A part of Microbacterium terregens genomic DNA contains:
- a CDS encoding extracellular solute-binding protein gives MLKKKNRLRTPLATAGLVGALSIALVACGGTANPASTGEGAAPQSDVTLIWEATGASEDRRKIAYQDPFTAETGIKIESVSSPSAVAQIQTMVDAGNVIWDMTHKGSYTANQYCGTLFEELSFDGLSVDAFPEGSTTPCSRPVARYGSAFAYDAAVYTDKVPTKITDFFDVETFPGKRVILGTNARGVLEAALVADGVHPDDLFPMDVDRAIAKLDTIKDDIIFSPTLPALQQTLVDKQATMTLALTGTLPTANDAGATMAPVWDFTAWSFDAFMVIKGSKHAAEAEQFIEFALQPERVKHYAELGGTTPVRLDVDLATIKYTDSQKLFNPFIGEVIDEERGTLTLQDPDWWAENSSSATEAYVAWQVG, from the coding sequence GTGTTGAAAAAGAAAAATCGATTGCGTACCCCGCTCGCAACTGCCGGGTTGGTGGGTGCCCTGTCTATCGCCCTCGTAGCCTGCGGTGGAACCGCGAACCCCGCGAGCACCGGTGAAGGCGCGGCTCCCCAGAGTGACGTGACGTTGATTTGGGAGGCCACGGGAGCATCGGAGGATCGCCGCAAGATCGCCTATCAGGATCCGTTCACGGCTGAGACAGGCATCAAGATCGAGAGCGTCTCCTCGCCATCGGCCGTGGCGCAGATCCAGACGATGGTCGACGCCGGGAACGTCATTTGGGATATGACCCACAAGGGCTCGTACACAGCCAACCAGTACTGCGGCACGCTGTTTGAGGAGCTGTCGTTCGATGGCCTCTCTGTGGACGCGTTCCCGGAAGGTTCCACCACGCCCTGCTCGCGGCCAGTTGCTCGCTACGGGTCGGCGTTCGCGTACGACGCAGCGGTGTACACGGACAAGGTGCCCACTAAGATCACCGACTTCTTCGACGTGGAGACGTTCCCCGGCAAGCGCGTCATTCTTGGTACCAACGCTCGTGGCGTGCTGGAGGCGGCACTGGTCGCAGACGGTGTGCACCCCGACGATCTCTTCCCGATGGACGTCGACCGCGCGATCGCCAAGCTCGACACCATCAAGGACGACATCATCTTCTCGCCGACGCTGCCGGCGTTGCAACAGACTCTTGTGGACAAGCAAGCGACGATGACCCTAGCGCTCACCGGTACCTTGCCCACCGCTAATGACGCTGGAGCGACGATGGCTCCCGTGTGGGACTTCACCGCGTGGAGCTTTGATGCCTTCATGGTGATCAAGGGCTCCAAGCACGCGGCGGAAGCGGAGCAATTCATCGAGTTCGCCCTTCAGCCCGAGCGGGTCAAGCACTACGCCGAGCTGGGGGGAACCACGCCAGTGCGACTGGACGTCGACTTGGCCACGATCAAGTACACCGATTCGCAGAAACTCTTCAACCCTTTTATTGGAGAAGTGATCGACGAGGAGCGCGGAACGCTGACGCTTCAGGACCCTGACTGGTGGGCGGAGAACTCCAGCTCCGCAACCGAGGCGTACGTGGCATGGCAGGTGGGTTGA
- a CDS encoding HpcH/HpaI aldolase family protein translates to MTDNSVTGTRGFARRLRDTDHCLWGTWVKIPAMETVEMIAMAGYDFVIIDQEHAPLSFESVYRTTSLAQALGLQVLVRVPDRSGSHLQRLLDIGVDGIHIPRISDVAEARRVARQMMFSPAGERGLGTTARAGGWGALTRTQYLETGDSDVMRAVQLEDVAVLEQVEAIVNVPELNGVFLGAGDLALSSGLPSSDPKIEALVDRMLAAAATRGLPCGAAVSTAAQAKAAADRGFRYVMISNDASIFREAVTGIRRELAALASEKIHD, encoded by the coding sequence ATGACCGACAATTCCGTGACGGGCACGCGAGGGTTCGCCCGGCGCCTACGTGACACCGATCACTGCCTGTGGGGCACTTGGGTGAAGATTCCTGCGATGGAGACGGTCGAGATGATCGCGATGGCGGGCTATGACTTCGTGATCATTGACCAGGAACACGCACCACTTAGCTTCGAATCGGTCTACCGGACCACCTCCCTCGCCCAGGCTCTCGGTCTCCAGGTCCTGGTGCGTGTGCCTGACCGCAGTGGGAGCCATCTGCAACGGCTGCTGGACATCGGTGTAGACGGTATCCATATTCCGCGGATCAGCGACGTCGCCGAAGCACGCCGCGTCGCGAGACAGATGATGTTCAGTCCTGCGGGGGAGCGCGGCCTGGGCACAACGGCACGCGCCGGCGGGTGGGGTGCCCTCACACGGACCCAATACCTGGAAACGGGTGATTCGGACGTGATGCGTGCAGTGCAGCTAGAGGACGTGGCGGTCCTGGAGCAGGTCGAAGCCATCGTCAACGTGCCCGAACTCAACGGAGTCTTCCTGGGCGCCGGCGACCTCGCGCTCTCCTCCGGTCTGCCGAGCAGCGACCCCAAGATAGAGGCCCTGGTCGACCGGATGCTTGCCGCCGCCGCCACGCGCGGACTTCCGTGCGGTGCTGCCGTGAGCACTGCGGCGCAGGCGAAGGCTGCCGCCGACCGCGGCTTCCGTTACGTCATGATCAGCAATGACGCCAGCATCTTCCGCGAAGCGGTGACGGGCATCCGCCGGGAACTAGCCGCCCTTGCATCGGAAAAGATCCATGACTGA
- a CDS encoding ABC transporter ATP-binding protein, translating into MSTSMKAGRIEIRDLVLQYRNTATPAVDSINLTIEPGEFMTLLGPSGSGKTTTLNLLAGFLQPTAGDIRVNDQDLVAVPPNKRSFGMVFQDYALFPHMTVFDNVAFPLRQRKTAKSEIRDLVHDVLFRFGLAGFEARKPAELSGGQRQRVALARATVFSPSVLLLDEPLGALDRKLRHQLQAEIKKLHRELGLTFVFVTHDQDEAMFLSDKIAVFNKGRIERVGSPTQLYDDPGTQFVAEFLGEANVLDGTFTTDGGYEWHGRRVVASRPIVARDSLLIIRPENVLIGDESIATPERNAFPIAIVDVSHLGSSTRVDFRFVDGPYGTARLESGIGRMLSPGQAAWAAWHTDDQRFVTPDPDLLHRGGLDLEVELANVGGPLPKAAR; encoded by the coding sequence ATGAGCACTTCGATGAAAGCCGGACGGATTGAGATCCGCGATCTGGTTCTGCAGTACCGCAACACCGCGACACCTGCAGTCGACTCGATCAACCTCACGATCGAGCCTGGGGAGTTCATGACCCTGCTGGGGCCCAGCGGTTCGGGCAAGACAACCACATTGAACCTGCTCGCCGGCTTTCTCCAGCCGACTGCCGGCGATATTCGCGTCAACGATCAGGATCTTGTAGCGGTGCCGCCCAATAAGCGGAGCTTCGGCATGGTGTTCCAGGATTATGCGCTCTTTCCCCACATGACCGTCTTCGATAACGTGGCTTTTCCGCTCCGGCAGCGAAAGACCGCGAAGTCCGAGATCCGCGACCTCGTGCACGACGTGCTCTTCAGGTTCGGGCTCGCCGGGTTTGAGGCGCGCAAGCCCGCCGAGCTGTCCGGCGGTCAGCGGCAGCGCGTTGCTCTCGCCCGTGCGACCGTGTTCTCTCCGTCGGTGCTGCTCTTGGATGAGCCGCTCGGGGCTCTGGACCGGAAGCTGCGTCACCAACTGCAAGCTGAGATCAAGAAGCTGCACCGGGAACTGGGCCTCACGTTCGTGTTTGTAACGCACGACCAGGACGAGGCCATGTTCCTCTCCGACAAGATCGCCGTGTTCAACAAGGGGCGCATCGAGCGGGTGGGCAGTCCGACACAGCTGTATGACGATCCAGGCACACAGTTCGTCGCGGAGTTCCTAGGAGAGGCCAACGTCCTGGACGGCACGTTCACCACAGACGGTGGATATGAATGGCACGGCCGGCGAGTGGTGGCGAGCCGGCCGATCGTCGCACGCGACTCGCTCCTGATCATCCGTCCGGAGAACGTGCTGATCGGTGACGAGTCGATCGCGACCCCCGAGCGCAACGCGTTCCCGATCGCCATCGTGGACGTCTCCCACCTTGGATCGTCGACGCGCGTGGACTTCCGCTTCGTCGATGGACCCTACGGGACCGCCCGGCTCGAGTCCGGCATCGGACGGATGCTCAGCCCCGGTCAGGCGGCGTGGGCGGCGTGGCATACGGATGACCAGCGCTTCGTTACCCCCGACCCGGACCTGCTTCATCGAGGAGGACTTGACCTCGAAGTCGAGCTGGCCAATGTCGGCGGACCCCTGCCGAAGGCGGCGCGATGA
- a CDS encoding NAD(P)/FAD-dependent oxidoreductase: protein METTDRSHPNAGTGRRALRVGIIGAGFGGIALAVKLKAKTRAEITIFEQDSGVGGTWWQNRYPGCEVDIPSHVYSFSFLKWDWPRTHATQPELREYAERATEIFGIRDNIRLNTKVDRAQWDEDSATYTIETATGELHEFDFVVSSVGLLNVPRYPDWPGLDSFEGVSFHTSRWEHQHDLAGKSVAVVGTGSTAVQVAPALAARVEHLTVYQREPGWIEPKHERAYTPRERAFYRRVPFAQRAHRLLLLAKANRRFKAYDTRSRMQRKMQDLCQDFIDRTIEDPETRAAVTPTYAWGCKRPVVASTFYPSLNRPNVTLVPRAVTRVTKNGLIDADGVERKADVLILSTGFQPQQFLSSVDIRGRGNLSLHEAWAKRATAFLGVTVPGFPNFFILYGPNTNGGTSIIAQLERQAELAVRAIRRIERFGGRVVDTDPSMLARWTAWIDEQLETHASAMNSGCHNYYTLDGGANVTQWPRTHWIYFLATRFLARRGLIFSDRVDTPRSSGSTRDHTSKPILLRSSSRAD from the coding sequence ATGGAGACCACCGACCGTTCTCACCCAAACGCCGGCACAGGTAGGCGTGCGCTCCGAGTAGGGATCATCGGCGCTGGCTTCGGGGGTATCGCGCTCGCGGTCAAGTTGAAAGCGAAGACTCGCGCAGAGATCACCATCTTTGAACAGGACAGCGGAGTTGGAGGGACCTGGTGGCAGAACCGCTACCCTGGCTGCGAGGTCGACATCCCCTCCCACGTCTACTCGTTTTCGTTCCTCAAGTGGGATTGGCCGCGCACGCACGCGACTCAGCCGGAGCTCCGTGAGTATGCCGAGCGGGCCACCGAAATCTTCGGCATCCGCGACAACATCCGGCTCAATACCAAGGTCGACCGCGCCCAATGGGACGAAGACTCCGCCACCTACACGATCGAGACCGCAACCGGCGAGCTACATGAGTTCGACTTCGTCGTCTCTTCGGTGGGCCTGCTCAACGTGCCCCGCTATCCGGACTGGCCCGGGCTCGACAGCTTCGAGGGTGTCTCGTTCCATACGTCACGGTGGGAGCACCAGCACGACCTGGCCGGCAAGAGCGTTGCGGTCGTCGGCACAGGGTCGACCGCCGTGCAGGTGGCACCCGCTCTAGCAGCTCGAGTGGAACATCTCACCGTCTACCAACGCGAACCGGGGTGGATCGAGCCCAAGCACGAGCGCGCGTACACCCCGAGGGAGAGGGCCTTTTACCGCAGGGTCCCGTTTGCGCAGCGCGCTCACCGTCTGCTCCTGCTCGCCAAGGCCAATCGCCGGTTCAAGGCGTATGACACGAGGTCACGGATGCAGCGAAAGATGCAGGACCTGTGTCAGGACTTCATCGACCGCACGATCGAGGATCCCGAAACCCGCGCCGCGGTCACTCCTACTTACGCGTGGGGATGCAAGCGTCCGGTCGTGGCCTCCACCTTCTATCCCTCGCTAAACCGCCCAAACGTCACCCTTGTCCCCCGCGCCGTCACGCGTGTCACCAAGAACGGGCTGATCGACGCGGACGGCGTCGAACGCAAAGCAGACGTGCTAATCCTCAGCACGGGTTTCCAGCCGCAGCAGTTCCTCAGCAGCGTCGATATCCGCGGACGCGGCAACCTGTCACTCCATGAGGCATGGGCGAAACGGGCGACCGCTTTTCTCGGTGTGACCGTGCCCGGATTTCCGAATTTCTTCATTCTCTACGGGCCCAACACCAACGGCGGGACTTCGATTATCGCCCAGCTAGAACGACAGGCCGAACTCGCCGTTCGCGCAATCAGGAGAATCGAACGGTTCGGTGGCCGGGTCGTCGACACCGACCCATCAATGCTCGCACGCTGGACCGCGTGGATTGACGAGCAGCTAGAGACACACGCGTCCGCGATGAACTCCGGCTGCCACAACTACTACACCCTCGACGGCGGCGCCAACGTCACGCAGTGGCCACGTACCCATTGGATCTACTTTCTGGCGACGCGTTTCCTCGCCCGGCGCGGACTCATCTTCTCTGATCGCGTCGACACACCGCGATCGTCCGGTAGCACGAGGGACCACACCTCGAAACCAATCCTGCTGCGGTCGTCCTCCAGGGCTGACTGA
- a CDS encoding IclR family transcriptional regulator, producing MTEQLETGQYASAKRRPAQPPNKVKGADMTSPAKPEPSARGDIQVVSRVAALLDCFTLTSKSLDIQRAASVLGVGKSTAHRYLASMEKSRLLERDDLGKYVLGPSLVRIGAVAFAGPGLVEAAGPVMTELASGILSTIVLSVWGGDAPVVARVERNTQQTTTVAVDVGRSLEPYSAQAMLFRAYRRGLDGESADSATISEHTIPDSPTGEKVMVARTTYADGALRAISVPVLSRNGSIVASLAVLGFGVSLPEADDEMVIAQLITGSRKMQNS from the coding sequence ATGACTGAGCAACTCGAAACCGGGCAATACGCGTCGGCCAAACGCAGGCCCGCCCAGCCGCCGAACAAAGTCAAAGGAGCGGACATGACATCACCCGCGAAACCAGAGCCCAGTGCGAGAGGGGACATCCAGGTGGTCTCACGCGTCGCTGCACTCCTTGACTGCTTTACGCTCACCTCGAAATCACTCGATATCCAGCGGGCGGCCAGTGTGCTTGGTGTCGGCAAATCGACGGCTCACCGATACCTCGCCTCGATGGAGAAGTCGCGGCTGCTCGAACGAGACGACTTGGGGAAATACGTTCTCGGGCCCAGCCTCGTGCGCATCGGCGCGGTCGCCTTCGCGGGACCGGGGTTGGTCGAGGCCGCGGGGCCGGTGATGACGGAGCTCGCATCCGGCATCCTGAGCACGATCGTCCTGAGTGTATGGGGTGGGGACGCTCCCGTCGTGGCTCGGGTCGAGCGAAACACTCAGCAAACCACCACGGTGGCAGTCGACGTCGGGCGCTCGCTCGAACCGTATTCGGCCCAGGCAATGCTCTTCCGCGCCTATCGCAGGGGCCTCGACGGCGAGTCGGCCGATTCGGCGACGATTTCTGAGCACACCATCCCGGACTCCCCGACAGGGGAGAAGGTGATGGTCGCCCGCACAACCTACGCGGACGGCGCCCTGCGGGCGATCTCCGTTCCGGTCCTCAGTCGCAACGGCTCCATCGTTGCCAGCCTCGCGGTGCTCGGTTTTGGCGTCTCGCTGCCCGAAGCCGATGACGAGATGGTAATCGCCCAATTGATCACTGGTTCGAGGAAGATGCAGAACTCATGA
- a CDS encoding ABC transporter permease, which yields MITKPLRPWTPLGIAVILVAALLLLPAVLIVPMSLSSGSSFQFPPPGWSLRWYENLVTDSGWQRAVVTSLQVSALVTPLALVIGTLASFGLHRMTRKARIVGLGILVSPLAIPNILIALAAYAFFLQLGMSGTIHGLVFAQTCLAIPFVVIAVWARLQGYDRSLTSAALSLGASQLTTFRTVTLPLIMPGVVAGAVFAFVSSFDELVIALLLQGPGVVTLPVKMFDSVVEEADPTITAASTILVVAVSVAVLLVQLSWLRREQRTKKDGN from the coding sequence ATGATTACCAAACCCTTGCGGCCATGGACGCCGCTGGGCATCGCCGTCATCCTCGTGGCCGCACTTCTGTTGCTTCCCGCGGTGCTCATCGTGCCCATGAGTCTTTCGAGCGGCAGTTCCTTCCAGTTCCCTCCTCCCGGATGGTCGCTGCGCTGGTACGAGAATCTCGTCACCGACAGCGGGTGGCAGCGGGCAGTGGTCACGTCGTTGCAGGTCTCGGCGCTGGTCACGCCTCTCGCTCTCGTGATCGGGACACTGGCGTCGTTCGGCCTCCATCGAATGACCCGCAAGGCTCGCATCGTAGGGCTCGGCATCCTGGTCTCTCCATTGGCAATTCCGAATATCCTTATCGCTCTAGCCGCCTACGCGTTCTTTCTCCAGCTCGGAATGAGCGGAACGATCCACGGCCTAGTCTTCGCTCAGACGTGTCTGGCGATCCCCTTTGTCGTAATCGCCGTTTGGGCGCGACTGCAGGGGTATGACCGGTCTCTCACCTCGGCCGCGTTGAGCCTTGGGGCATCGCAGCTCACGACGTTCCGCACTGTCACGTTGCCGCTGATCATGCCGGGCGTCGTGGCGGGGGCCGTGTTCGCGTTCGTGTCGTCGTTCGATGAGCTCGTCATCGCGCTCCTGCTGCAGGGCCCAGGGGTGGTCACACTGCCCGTGAAGATGTTCGACAGCGTCGTAGAAGAGGCCGACCCGACCATCACCGCCGCATCCACAATTCTCGTCGTCGCAGTCAGTGTCGCTGTGCTGCTGGTGCAGCTGAGCTGGCTCCGACGTGAACAGCGCACCAAAAAGGACGGAAACTGA
- a CDS encoding ABC transporter permease produces the protein MTTGTSTRAAATRTVENDQSSKQGRVQRGRRGRFRTWFSNALPTILLMLPAAVALSMLFFYPLIRIIEISLTQPEPGLGNYIDMFTDGYTVTILLRTVWVSFIVALVTVTLAFPLAYAMTICKPLTRAILFTIVLIPFWTNATAKNFVFLALFQRDGVIDDFLQQFGINYPLIGTPFGVTIAMSQVLLPFAVLPLYASLGQIDRRLLDAAVGLGATRRRAFFKVYVPLSAPGLAAGLILVFILSLGFYVTPAMLGSPQQAMIAQLIMARVQLILDLGGAGAIAIFLLVVTMLSLGVSRLIAGGRSRGTNSLGGIK, from the coding sequence ATGACCACCGGCACCTCCACGCGGGCCGCGGCCACGCGCACGGTCGAGAATGACCAATCATCAAAACAGGGACGTGTCCAGCGCGGCCGTCGTGGCCGGTTCCGTACATGGTTCTCCAACGCGCTGCCCACAATCCTCTTGATGCTGCCGGCAGCGGTTGCGTTGTCGATGCTGTTCTTTTACCCATTGATCCGCATCATCGAGATCAGCCTGACCCAGCCGGAGCCGGGACTGGGTAACTACATCGACATGTTTACGGACGGCTACACCGTGACGATCCTTCTGCGGACAGTCTGGGTTTCGTTCATCGTGGCTCTGGTCACAGTGACTCTCGCATTCCCGCTCGCCTACGCGATGACGATTTGCAAGCCGCTCACCCGAGCGATCCTCTTCACGATTGTCCTCATCCCGTTCTGGACGAACGCGACGGCCAAGAACTTCGTCTTTCTCGCCCTGTTTCAGCGCGATGGCGTGATCGACGACTTTCTGCAGCAGTTCGGCATCAACTATCCGTTAATCGGAACGCCCTTTGGTGTCACCATCGCGATGTCGCAGGTGCTTCTGCCGTTCGCCGTGCTGCCGCTGTACGCGAGCCTCGGGCAAATAGATCGCCGGCTCCTCGACGCCGCGGTGGGCCTCGGCGCGACCCGCCGGCGCGCCTTCTTCAAGGTGTACGTGCCACTGTCGGCTCCCGGTCTCGCTGCCGGCCTCATCCTCGTGTTCATCCTGTCGCTCGGCTTCTACGTCACCCCCGCGATGCTCGGTTCGCCCCAACAGGCGATGATCGCGCAACTCATCATGGCCCGTGTCCAGCTCATCCTGGACCTCGGCGGAGCCGGGGCGATTGCGATCTTCCTCCTGGTCGTGACGATGCTCTCCCTCGGAGTGAGCCGACTCATCGCCGGTGGCCGGTCTCGCGGCACCAACAGCCTGGGAGGTATCAAATGA
- a CDS encoding SDR family oxidoreductase, with product MAGQAPVAIVTGAAGGVGRAAVDALRERGYSIVAVDITPAVSELAVREGNTPAVVALIADVRHTSTATRAVATAVEEFGRLDLLVNNAGRFHRRSILESTDEEFDMLVEINVRAPFAFSRAAVPHLRESKGSIVNLASVAGFIGVAQQPIYAMTKGAIVQLTRQQAIEQAPHGVRVNAVAPGAVDTDFTAEATASDPDADATARASLARHPIGRYSTPSEVAEVIVFLASDAASGITGAVVNVDGGYLAQ from the coding sequence ATGGCTGGACAGGCTCCTGTGGCGATCGTCACCGGCGCGGCGGGGGGTGTCGGCCGCGCCGCGGTCGACGCCCTCCGGGAGCGCGGCTATTCCATCGTCGCGGTGGACATCACCCCCGCAGTCAGCGAGCTGGCCGTCCGCGAAGGGAACACCCCCGCGGTCGTCGCGTTGATCGCGGACGTGCGTCATACGAGCACCGCAACTAGAGCGGTCGCGACCGCCGTCGAGGAATTCGGGCGGCTGGACCTGCTGGTCAACAATGCCGGACGGTTCCATCGGCGCTCGATCCTCGAGTCCACTGACGAGGAGTTCGACATGCTCGTCGAGATCAACGTCCGGGCGCCGTTCGCCTTTTCCCGCGCTGCCGTTCCGCATCTGCGGGAATCGAAGGGTTCGATCGTCAATCTCGCATCTGTCGCCGGCTTCATCGGAGTGGCTCAGCAGCCGATCTACGCCATGACCAAGGGGGCGATCGTCCAGCTGACGCGTCAGCAGGCCATCGAACAGGCACCGCACGGAGTTCGCGTGAACGCAGTCGCACCCGGCGCGGTCGATACCGACTTCACCGCCGAGGCGACCGCGTCCGATCCCGACGCCGACGCAACTGCTCGAGCCTCGCTCGCACGTCACCCGATCGGCCGTTATTCGACGCCGAGCGAAGTCGCCGAAGTGATCGTCTTCCTCGCGTCTGATGCGGCCAGCGGCATCACCGGCGCCGTCGTCAACGTTGACGGCGGATACCTCGCTCAATGA
- a CDS encoding extracellular solute-binding protein, which produces MKKAISGLGMLAALMFTVSACAAVDPVSADPDGTRSAPPTSDVVLTWETTGGPSTEREKAAFQDPYTATTGVRFENVSSPTAVNQIQTMVETGNVLWDITHKGSFVAVQHCGTLFEEVDFASLPLDLFPDGSTSACARPLTKYGTAFAYDHEVYTGKVPSKIEDFFDLEAFPGKRVVYAASARGVFEAALAADGVAADNMYPLDIDRALAKLDTIKSDLIFAPTLPALQQNMLDKQATMTLTLTGGLGSIYDRGGTITPVWDFTAWDFDALLIPKGSKNTEEAAKAIEFSLQPEQVIRYAETGGQAPARNDVDINSIDYSESQRLFNPFLNTDKGELCLLDPTWWAENSSRAAEAYVAWQVG; this is translated from the coding sequence ATGAAGAAGGCAATCAGCGGCCTGGGTATGCTCGCGGCTCTCATGTTTACGGTCAGCGCATGTGCTGCCGTCGACCCTGTGAGCGCCGATCCCGACGGAACGCGAAGCGCACCACCGACAAGCGACGTCGTGCTCACGTGGGAGACGACCGGGGGGCCGTCGACGGAGCGGGAGAAGGCAGCCTTCCAGGATCCATACACTGCCACGACGGGCGTGCGTTTCGAGAACGTGTCATCGCCCACCGCAGTCAACCAGATCCAGACGATGGTCGAGACCGGCAATGTGCTGTGGGACATAACCCATAAGGGATCCTTCGTCGCAGTACAGCACTGCGGCACGCTGTTCGAGGAAGTCGATTTCGCATCGTTGCCACTCGACCTCTTCCCCGACGGGTCGACGTCCGCTTGCGCGCGTCCGCTCACCAAATACGGCACGGCGTTCGCCTACGACCACGAGGTGTACACCGGAAAGGTCCCCAGCAAGATCGAGGACTTCTTCGATCTGGAGGCGTTCCCAGGCAAGCGAGTCGTCTACGCGGCCAGCGCGCGCGGCGTCTTTGAAGCGGCGCTCGCGGCAGACGGCGTGGCAGCGGACAACATGTATCCGCTCGACATCGACCGGGCGCTCGCGAAGCTCGACACAATCAAAAGCGACCTGATCTTCGCACCGACACTGCCGGCGCTTCAGCAGAACATGCTAGATAAGCAAGCCACCATGACGCTCACTTTGACGGGCGGCCTCGGTTCGATCTATGACCGCGGCGGCACCATCACGCCTGTGTGGGACTTCACCGCCTGGGACTTCGATGCTCTGCTGATCCCCAAAGGCTCCAAGAACACCGAAGAGGCGGCGAAAGCCATTGAGTTTTCGCTCCAGCCCGAGCAAGTCATCCGTTACGCCGAGACAGGCGGTCAAGCCCCGGCACGTAATGACGTGGACATCAACTCCATCGACTACTCGGAGTCGCAGCGACTCTTCAACCCCTTTCTCAACACGGATAAGGGGGAACTCTGCCTTCTCGATCCGACGTGGTGGGCCGAAAACAGCAGCCGAGCCGCCGAGGCATACGTCGCGTGGCAGGTCGGCTGA
- a CDS encoding cyclase family protein, giving the protein MTAVEPYEHYRERTDAPPGTVWGAFGDRDDLGMLNFLTSQQTREAAALVRTGEVISLDYPVNTFVPSISGTRPAARHTIFSNNPNHRDDWLDSFYLQSSSQIDGLRHIRHPEAGFYDGVADDEIAEGTPRLGLHHASERGIAGRGVLLDMTKYYADRGLEMPRTEAFTPQILEAAAAHQELAFRSGDILLLHTGWAENYLSRTPEERQRGSAGLHQSRAMLEWLWDSQFSLVAADNPGLEAFPVDPDSGFFSPGEQLPERGPSHNGMMHRFVIPLLGLMLGELWRLEPLARACAADGRYEFFLTAKPLNLVGAVGSPPNALAIR; this is encoded by the coding sequence ATGACCGCCGTCGAGCCGTACGAACATTACCGAGAGCGTACGGATGCCCCGCCCGGAACAGTGTGGGGGGCATTCGGAGACCGCGACGATCTCGGCATGCTCAACTTCCTCACCTCGCAACAGACGCGGGAGGCGGCCGCGTTGGTGCGGACCGGCGAGGTGATCAGTCTGGACTACCCCGTGAACACCTTCGTGCCGAGCATCTCGGGTACGCGTCCCGCCGCGCGGCACACGATTTTCTCGAACAACCCGAACCACCGGGATGACTGGCTCGACTCGTTCTACCTGCAGTCCAGCTCGCAGATCGACGGACTGCGTCATATACGGCATCCAGAAGCCGGATTCTACGACGGCGTCGCGGACGACGAGATCGCCGAGGGAACCCCACGGCTCGGGCTCCACCATGCGTCGGAGCGCGGAATCGCTGGGCGCGGAGTGCTTCTGGACATGACGAAGTACTATGCCGATCGTGGGCTCGAGATGCCCCGGACCGAGGCCTTCACACCGCAGATCCTTGAGGCCGCCGCTGCACATCAGGAGCTGGCGTTCCGGTCGGGTGACATCCTGCTGCTCCACACCGGATGGGCCGAGAATTACCTCTCTCGAACCCCGGAGGAACGGCAACGAGGATCGGCGGGGCTGCACCAATCGCGCGCCATGCTCGAATGGCTGTGGGACAGCCAGTTCAGCCTCGTCGCCGCCGACAACCCGGGGCTCGAAGCGTTCCCCGTAGATCCGGACTCCGGTTTCTTCTCGCCCGGGGAACAGCTGCCCGAGCGGGGACCCAGCCACAACGGCATGATGCATCGCTTTGTCATCCCCCTCCTGGGCCTCATGCTCGGGGAACTGTGGCGACTGGAACCCCTCGCCCGCGCATGCGCGGCCGACGGGCGGTACGAGTTCTTTCTCACGGCCAAGCCGCTCAATCTCGTCGGCGCTGTCGGGTCTCCACCCAACGCGCTCGCCATTCGGTGA